The Bacteroidota bacterium genomic sequence ATAACCGACAGGAACCATATATTACCCTTACGTTGGGCATAAACTGCCAATTCCCCGATTCCGGAGGAAGGCAAGACCCGTGTTTCATCCCAGGTTGAAGGAATACTTTTAATCATTTCTACGGCCGGATTGGACAGCAGGTGATCCGGATTGGCAGCATAGGTAAGCAGGGGAGCAGAAAGAATAGCCGCACTTGCCACCTGGTGAGCCCAGGTAGTGTTTTTACGCCTTTCGCCAAAATGAACAGGTGTATATTCAGCAGGTCCTGCGAGAAATCGAGTAAACGGAAGGGTTGTATTATGGGTAGCCCGATCAGCCAGTTTACTTGCCTCCATTCCTTTCACTGCTTCGCGGGTAAGCTCATTGGGCCAGGTGCGCGATTGACCGGTGGGTTTATTCGCCCCATGAAAATCAACCAGCAATTTCAGCTCTGCGGTTTCCTTCAAAAGAGACTGATAAAGATCAATCCCGTCTTTTGACTCATTATCGAAGAAATCAATCTTTATGCCTGTGATGCCCAAATCATGGCATTTCTGTAAAAAAGCATGACGCGCTTCAGTATCTCTCAAACTTTTAGAATGTTCCCAAACCCAAATACCAACATGACAGCGGTTTGAATATGCCACCAAATTGCGAATCTGATCGTCAGTCCATTGTGACCAAAACCCCTCGATGATGTTATGTTCGAAACCCAGTTCACCGGCTTTACGCGAAAATTCCTTCATGTTTTCAAAGGTATTGCTGCCTCCACCATCCAGATATTTCCAAACAGCACGGCCCGGATGAATCCATGAAGTTGCCAAACCGTCAGGAAATAAATTTTTATCAGGAGAAGGGCATAAATTGTGAAGAGCATCGCAATTTACCAGTGTATTCAAATCCTTGCCCATCATTACCACCCGCCAGGGAGTACTAATTGTCCCTGTTACGGAGGCAATCTTCGATAAATGTGCTACATCTTCTTTACTATACCTGAGCACGTAAGGATATGAAGGCGGCTGACTGTGTGCTAAACGGGCCGCAAATCCGTTTTTACCATCTGTTTGCAAGGCCAGCCCTTCATAATTTTTAAGATCAGCCTCGGTAATTGCAGCATAACCGGTACTTTCCGGTAATTTTATGGTCACCGGCATTGCTGCCCAACGGCCTTTACCCACCGAATCCAAATCACTTTTAACATGAACACCCTCATAATGCATTTTTAGATCGTGATACCATGCTATGCTATGAGCGGGTATAGTAAATACGGTAGCTTCATCAGGATATCTCTGTTTATTGTCAGTTCCGGGGATTATAAAACGGAATGCCACCGCATCATTAAAAACACGGATATCAAGCGTGTAGCCGATATGGGGGTTCATACTTTTTATAGTAAGCTGTGCGCCATTGCAATGATCAATTGCAGTTGAATGAAGCCCATACCAAGGATAGGTCTCATTAATGGTATATCTGTTTACTTCACCAATCCTTATATTTTTTGTGATCACCAGAGAATCAACTTTCATGACCATAGGTGAAGGTTCGATAACTGTTTTCCCATTCATCAAAACAGTGTAATACAACTGTTTTTTTATGGATGTAACCTTGAACTGAACAGAACCGTCAGGGCTGGACAGATCAACACTAACGGAAGCAGGGAAACACGGCATTGAAAAGCCCAGAATTCCCAGTAAAATAAATAGAGAAAGGAAATATTTGTGCATCGAATGAGGTTTTACGGTTAATCAGTTAAATTGGATTTTTTATATTTTTTCCCCGGGCTTATTCTTATATTTTCACCTTTCCGGGTTTTAAATTTTAATACAGCCCCGTTTAGTATTCCATCCTTCCTTCCATTACGAAGAATTTCCGTCTTTTCTCCAGGCCAGGGATTATAAACCTGGCAATAGCCGCCGCTTTGCGAAAGTATTTCCACAAAACCCACTTTTCCGTCTTTAAATGACGAAGTTACCAAGAAATCACCCCTGCAAAGAAGCTTGAACTCTGCATCCCAATCGTCCGGCCATGCCGGAAACAAACGGATTACAGGGTCTTCCCCCGGTGCCG encodes the following:
- a CDS encoding glycoside hydrolase family 88 protein, with translation MHKYFLSLFILLGILGFSMPCFPASVSVDLSSPDGSVQFKVTSIKKQLYYTVLMNGKTVIEPSPMVMKVDSLVITKNIRIGEVNRYTINETYPWYGLHSTAIDHCNGAQLTIKSMNPHIGYTLDIRVFNDAVAFRFIIPGTDNKQRYPDEATVFTIPAHSIAWYHDLKMHYEGVHVKSDLDSVGKGRWAAMPVTIKLPESTGYAAITEADLKNYEGLALQTDGKNGFAARLAHSQPPSYPYVLRYSKEDVAHLSKIASVTGTISTPWRVVMMGKDLNTLVNCDALHNLCPSPDKNLFPDGLATSWIHPGRAVWKYLDGGGSNTFENMKEFSRKAGELGFEHNIIEGFWSQWTDDQIRNLVAYSNRCHVGIWVWEHSKSLRDTEARHAFLQKCHDLGITGIKIDFFDNESKDGIDLYQSLLKETAELKLLVDFHGANKPTGQSRTWPNELTREAVKGMEASKLADRATHNTTLPFTRFLAGPAEYTPVHFGERRKNTTWAHQVASAAILSAPLLTYAANPDHLLSNPAVEMIKSIPSTWDETRVLPSSGIGELAVYAQRKGNIWFLSVMNGNSPKTLKIPLSFLNAKTPSPAFVLKDDLSNRDTVSIENTIFSATDTLKIELLAGGGFIARFSPGNTKPRRGTSQGVANAHLDYKPGSTPESWSKATAESVMARYPDYRDAYWKPWSYVHGYMFHGFEMLYKSTGDRKYLDFIKTYIDKFVDDKGNFHGDNLNSLDNLMTGSSIVALYEYTGDERYKKAAMQFRKVFDTYPRSNDGQFWHGMKTPDMWIDGIFMGQMFLIRYGQVIGDKEYCIDEAARQIKVFARHCEKDGSGLYLHAWTENPAATKWADPKTGLSPEVWSEGLGWYALVVSELLAVMPESHPQYASVLDIYKRMMAGLKKNQDPVSGGWFMIVDKGNQPGNWIDPSGTSMFVYSIQKGIDIGVLDKKEYENVARRGFESLLTFAAINEKGLVDVHGGGDGISVKNNYAAYVNYPRMVNAKETLAGFLWASAIMEKTEK